One window of Paralichthys olivaceus isolate ysfri-2021 chromosome 20, ASM2471397v2, whole genome shotgun sequence genomic DNA carries:
- the LOC138405931 gene encoding putative leucine-rich repeat-containing protein DDB_G0290503 isoform X3: protein MDTSPSYCPQDTKKNIEEKSSQETYYPPDFKDTDTSEFSDSELSTVEIEEELEGEIEKETLQDTDGLSEADTDLLCWSGSSLQDIINDIDREIEADKASGNDMLQSLSDSSLDGIEELEFDPPSDADKASGNDMLQSLSDSSLDGIEELEFDPPSDADKASGNDMLQSLSDSSLDGIEELEFDPPSDADKASGNDMLQSLSDSSLDGIEELEFDPPSDADKASGNDMLQSLSDSSLDGIEELEFDPPSEADKASGNDMLQSLSDSTLYGIEELEFDPPSDADKASGNDMLQSLSDSSLDGIEELDFDPPSDADKLRKSEPSCEVDLQKVPLRESGARTALEVNVNSGKRDQAEMEKDLKKECIEKDALNFTQEKAESTIIQAKRDYMKAQMADFRRSWENDQDHKDHQLASENKRQESKLEDSLHKGQLAQKDQGQFLRVNTNLEKLKKAPEDTEGLLYDKETQRLQNKDITGTLEATEAKSKETVSQKEDNMSQATFANSGRQKAHIEDALNQQQKEADNQDNLTHENQQLASENKRLQSELEDAVRKMQRVHEAAISQQCKLDHLTKENHQLAYEKKKVQDELDDVRTDICLARDATLNQHKEDRAELDNLMSLNDQVASDNMRLQGELKDAVREMQGAREAAMNQHKEDRAELDNLMSLNDQVASDNMRLQGELKDAVREMQGAREAAVSQQCKLDHLTNENHQLACENKRVQDELENVRSDICLAREAAMNQHKEDRAELDNLMSQNDQVACENKRLQVELKDAVCEMQGAREAAISQQCKLDHLTNENHQLAYENKKVQDELDHFQTDICLAREAAMNQHKEDRAELDNLMSQNDQVACENKRLQVELKDAVCEMQGAREAAISQQCKLDHLTNENHQLAYENKRVQDELENVRSDICLAREAAMNQHKEDRAELDNLMSQNDQVACENKRLQVELKDAVCEMQGAREAAISQQCKLDHLTNENHQLAYENKRVQDELENVRSDICLAREAAMNQHKEDRAELDNLMSQNDQVACENKRLQVELKDAVCEMQGAREAAISQQCKLDHLTNENHQLAYENKKVQDELDHFQTDICLAREAAMNQHKEDRAELDNLMSQNDQVACENKRLQGELKDAVREMQGAREAAVSQQCKLDHLTNENHQLACENKRVQDELENVQSDICLAREAAMNQHKEDRAELDNLMSQNDQVACENKRLQVELKDAVCEMQGAREAAISQQCKLDHLTNENHQLAYENKRVQDELENVRSDICLAREAAMNQHKEDRAELGNLMSQNDQVACENKRLQVELKDAVCEMQGAREAAISQQCKLDHLTNENHQLAYEKKRVQDELEDVQTYMCLSREAAKNQHKEDRAELDKLMSQNDQVASENKRLQGELKDAVCEMQGAREAAISQQCKLDHLTNENHQLACENKKVQDELDHFQTDICLAREAAMNQHKEDRAELDNLMSQNHQVASENKRLQGELKDAVREMQGACEATVSQQCKLDHLTKVNHQLACENKKVMEDTARQHQEDREACSRLEVQVKKENARFLQVNEQLERLKKAPADTEGLLYDKDTQRLQNKDITGTLEATEAKCKETVSQKIKDADKLDDLTHENHQLASDNKRLQGVQGDAVQQQQEDREACSGLEEQAKKEKPKFLRASKKLKMLKKAPVSVETLVYDMETLKMDNKYIRGKLEALEVQLVLQREKGLAQQHEVLAGKDDIILKNQAINAKLQHKVDRLREQLSESKIRQVQLENALCQEKIQTAVLEERGKNIASSLEKEKRRTICFANTLKKERATNKRYSAELMEARINNIKLQERQHLSPILHTAQSHLCQL, encoded by the exons ATGGATACGTCACCAAGCTATTGTCCTCAGGACACTAAGAAGAATATAGAAGAGAAAAGTTCACAGGAAACTTACTATCCCCCTGACTTTAAGGATACAGATACTTCagag TTCAGTGATTCAGAGCTGTCAACTGTGGAGATTGAAGAGGAACTTGAGGGGGAGATTGAAAAGGAAACATTGCAGGATACTGACGGTCTCTCTGAGGCTGACACG GATTTGCTTTGCTGGTCGGGCTCTTCTCTTCAGGACATTATAAATGATATTGATAGGGAAATTGAGGCTGACAAG GCTTCGGGGAATGATATGTTGCAAAGCTTATCAGACTCTTCTCTTGATGGCATTGAGGAACTTGAGTTTGACCCTCCCTCTGACGCTGACAAG GCTTCGGGGAATGATATGTTGCAAAGCTTATCAGACTCTTCTCTTGATGGCATTGAGGAACTTGAGTTTGACCCTCCCTCTGACGCTGACAAG GCTTCGGGGAATGATATGTTGCAAAGCTTATCAGACTCTTCTCTTGATGGCATTGAGGAACTTGAGTTTGACCCTCCCTCTGATGCTGACAAG GCTTCGGGGAATGATATGTTGCAAAGCTTATCAGACTCTTCTCTTGATGGCATTGAGGAACTTGAGTTTGACCCTCCCTCTGACGCTGACAAG GCTTCGGGGAATGATATGTTGCAAAGCTTATCAGACTCTTCTCTTGATGGCATTGAGGAACTTGAGTTTGACCCTCCCTCTGAAGCTGACAAG GCTTCGGGGAATGATATGTTGCAAAGCTTATCAGACTCTACTCTTTATGGCATTGAGGAACTTGAGTTTGACCCTCCCTCTGACGCTGACAAG GCTTCGGGGAATGATATGTTGCAAAGCTTATCAGACTCTTCTCTTGATGGCATTGAGGAACTTGATTTTGACCCTCCCTCTGACGCTGACAAG cTCAGAAAATCGGAGCCGTCATGTGAAGTTGATCTACAAAAAGTCCCTCTGAGAGAAAGTGGAGCCAGAACTGCTCTTGAAGTGAATGTGAACAGTGGAAAAAGAGATCAAgctgaaatggaaaaagacCTGAAGAAGGAGTGCATAGAAAAAGACGCTCTCAATTTTACGCAAGAGAAAGCTGAATCAACCATAATTCAAGCAAAACGTGACTATATGAAGGCACAAATGGCTGATTTTAGGAGGTCATGGGAAAACGACCAGGATCACAAAGATCACCAGCTGGCTTCTGAGAACAAGAGGCAAGAAAGTAAACTTGAAGATTCCCTACACAAGGGACAGCTTGCCCAAAAGGACCAAGGCCAGTTCTTGCGAGTAAATACAAATTTAGAGAAGCTTAAGAAAGCCCCAGAAGACACAGAGGGGCTGCTGTATGACAAGGAAACACAAAGGCTGCAGAACAAGGATATCACGGGTACCTTAGAGGCCACAGAGGCAAAAAGTAAAGAAACCGTGTCACAGAAAGAAGATAATATGAGTCAAGCCACCTTTGCAAACAGTGGAAGACAAAAGGCCCACATTGAAGATGCCTTAAACCAGCAGCAGAAGGAAGCAGATAATCAGGACAATCTGACCCATGAAAATCAACAACTGGCTTCTGAGAACAAGAGGCTACAAAGTGAACTGGAGGATGCTGTACGTAAGATGCAACGTGTTCATGAGGCCGCCATCTCCCAGCAGTGTAAATTGGACCATCTGACCAAGGAAAATCACCAACTTGCTTATGAGAAAAAGAAGGTACAAGATGAACTTGACGATGTTCGAACTGACATATGCCTTGCTCGTGATGCTACCTTGAACCAGCATAAGGAAGACAGAGCTGAACTGGACAACCTGATGAGTCTAAATGACCAAGTTGCCTCTGACAACATGAGGCTACAAGGTGAACTGAAGGATGCTGTACGTGAGATGCAGGGTGCTCGTGAGGCTGCCATGAACCAGCATAAGGAAGACAGAGCTGAACTGGACAACCTGATGAGTCTAAATGACCAAGTTGCCTCTGACAACATGAGGCTACAAGGTGAACTGAAGGATGCTGTACGTGAGATGCAGGGTGCTCGTGAGGCTGCCGTCTCCCAGCAGTGTAAATTGGACCATCTGACAAATGAAAATCACCAGCTTGCTTGCGAGAACAAGAGGGTACAAGATGAACTGGAAAATGTTCGATCTGACATATGCCTTGCTCGTGAGGCTGCCATGAACCAGCATAAGGAAGACAGAGCTGAACTGGACAACCTGATGAGTCAAAATGACCAAGTTGCCTGTGAGAACAAGAGGCTACAAGTGGAACTGAAGGATGCTGTATGTGAGATGCAGGGTGCTCGTGAGGCTGCCATCTCCCAGCAGTGTAAATTGGACCATCTGACCAACGAAAATCACCAACTTGCTTACGAGAACAAGAAGGTACAAGATGAACTTGACCATTTTCAAACTGACATATGCCTTGCTCGTGAGGCTGCCATGAACCAGCATAAGGAAGACAGAGCTGAACTGGACAACCTGATGAGTCAAAATGACCAAGTTGCCTGTGAGAACAAGAGGCTACAAGTGGAACTGAAGGATGCTGTATGTGAGATGCAGGGTGCTCGTGAGGCTGCCATCTCCCAGCAGTGTAAATTGGACCATCTGACCAACGAAAATCACCAACTTGCTTACGAGAACAAGAGGGTACAAGATGAACTGGAAAATGTTCGATCTGACATATGCCTTGCTCGTGAGGCTGCCATGAACCAGCATAAGGAAGACAGAGCTGAACTGGACAACCTGATGAGTCAAAATGACCAAGTTGCCTGTGAGAACAAGAGGCTACAAGTGGAACTGAAGGATGCTGTATGTGAGATGCAGGGTGCTCGTGAGGCTGCCATCTCCCAGCAGTGTAAATTGGACCATCTGACCAACGAAAATCACCAACTTGCTTACGAGAACAAGAGGGTACAAGATGAACTGGAAAATGTTCGATCTGACATATGCCTTGCTCGTGAGGCTGCCATGAACCAGCATAAGGAAGACAGAGCTGAACTGGACAACCTGATGAGTCAAAATGACCAAGTTGCCTGTGAGAACAAGAGGCTACAAGTGGAACTGAAGGATGCTGTATGTGAGATGCAGGGTGCTCGTGAGGCTGCCATCTCCCAGCAGTGTAAATTGGACCATCTGACCAACGAAAATCACCAACTTGCTTACGAGAACAAGAAGGTACAAGATGAACTTGACCATTTTCAAACTGACATATGCCTTGCTCGTGAGGCTGCCATGAACCAGCATAAGGAAGACAGAGCTGAACTGGACAACCTGATGAGTCAAAATGACCAAGTTGCCTGTGAGAACAAGAGGCTACAAGGTGAACTGAAGGATGCTGTACGTGAGATGCAGGGTGCTCGTGAGGCTGCCGTCTCCCAGCAGTGTAAATTGGACCATCTGACCAATGAAAATCACCAGCTTGCTTGCGAGAACAAGAGGGTACAAGATGAACTGGAAAATGTTCAATCTGACATATGCCTTGCTCGTGAGGCTGCCATGAACCAGCATAAGGAAGACAGAGCTGAACTGGACAACCTGATGAGTCAAAATGACCAAGTTGCCTGTGAGAACAAGAGGCTACAAGTGGAACTGAAGGATGCTGTATGTGAGATGCAGGGTGCTCGTGAGGCTGCCATCTCCCAGCAGTGTAAATTGGACCATCTGACCAACGAAAATCACCAACTTGCTTACGAGAACAAGAGGGTACAAGATGAACTGGAAAATGTTCGATCTGACATATGCCTTGCTCGTGAGGCTGCCATGAACCAGCATAAGGAAGACAGAGCTGAACTGGGCAACCTGATGAGTCAAAATGACCAAGTTGCCTGTGAGAACAAGAGGCTACAAGTGGAACTGAAGGATGCTGTATGTGAGATGCAGGGTGCTCGTGAGGCTGCCATCTCCCAGCAGTGTAAATTGGACCATCTGACCAACGAAAATCACCAACTTGCTTACGAGAAAAAGAGGGTACAAGATGAGCTGGAGGATGTTCAAACTTACATGTGCCTTTCTCGTGAAGCTGCCAAGAACCAGCACAAGGAAGACAGAGCTGAACTGGATAAACTGATGAGTCAAAATGACCAAGTTGCCTCTGAGAACAAGAGGCTACAAGGTGAACTGAAGGATGCTGTATGTGAGATGCAGGGTGCTCGTGAGGCTGCCATCTCCCAGCAGTGTAAATTGGACCATCTGACCAACGAAAATCACCAGCTTGCTTGCGAGAACAAGAAGGTACAAGATGAACTTGACCATTTTCAAACTGACATATGCCTTGCTCGTGAGGCTGCCATGAACCAGCATAAGGAAGACAGAGCTGAACTGGACAACCTGATGAGTCAAAATCACCAAGTTGCCTCTGAGAACAAGAGGCTACAAGGTGAACTGAAGGATGCTGTACGTGAGATGCAGGGTGCTTGTGAGGCTACCGTCTCCCAGCAGTGCAAACTGGACCATCTGACCAAGGTAAATCACCAACTTGCTTGCGAGAACAAGAAGGTAATGGAGGATACTGCACGGCAGCACCAGGAAGACAGAGAAGCTTGCAGCAGACTTGAGGTACAAGTGAAGAAGGAGAATGCCCGATTCTTGCAAGTAAATGAACAATTAGAGAGGCTAAAGAAAGCCCCAGCAGACACAGAGGGGCTGCTGTATGACAAGGATACACAAAGGCTGCAGAACAAGGATATCACGGGTACCTTAGAGGCCACAGAGGCAAAATGTAAGGAAACCGTGTCACAGAAAATTAAAGATGCAGATAAACTGGACGATCTGACCCATGAAAATCACCAGCTGGCTTCTGACAACAAGAGGCTACAAGGTGTACAGGGGGATGctgtacagcagcagcaggaagacaGAGAAGCTTGCAGCGGACTTGAGGAACAAGCGAAAAAGGAGAAACCCAAGTTCTTGCGCGCAAGTAAGAAATTAAAGATGCTAAAGAAAGCCCCAGTATCTGTAGAGACACTGGTGTATGACATGGAAACACTTAAGATGGATAACAAGTATATCAGGGGTAAGTTAGAAGCCTTGGAGGTTCAGCTAGTGCTTCAGAGGGAAAAAGGTCTCGCTCAGCAGCATGAAGTCCTGGCAGGGAAAGATGATATCATCTTGAAGAATCAAGCCATCAATGCTAAGCTCCAACATAAAGTCGATAGGCTCAGAGAACAACTGTCAGAGAGCAAGATTAGACAGGTCCAACTTGAAAATGCCCTTTGTCAGGAGAAGATACAAACGGCTGTCTTGGAGGAGAGAGGTAAAAACATAGCCTCTtctcttgaaaaagaaaagaggagaaccATTTGTTTTGCCAATACTCTTAAAAAAGAAAGGGCCACAAATAAGAGATACAGTGCTGAGCTCATGGAAGCCAGGATCAATAACATAAAATTGCAGGAGCGGCAACATTTGAGTCCAATTCTCCACACAGCTCAAAGCCACCTCTGTCAGCTGTAG